Proteins from a single region of Echeneis naucrates chromosome 14, fEcheNa1.1, whole genome shotgun sequence:
- the LOC115053845 gene encoding tubulin alpha chain-like, protein MRECISVHVGQAGVQIGNACWELYCLEHGIQPDGQMPSDKTIGGGDDSFNTFFSETGAGKHVPRAVFVDLEPSVIDEVRTGTYRQLFHPEQLITGKEDAANNYARGHYTIGKEIIDLVLDRIRKLADQCTGLQGFLVFHSFGGGTGSGFTSLLMERLSVDYGKKSKLEFSIYPAPQVSTAVVEPYNSILTTHTTLEHSDCAFMVDNEAIYDICRRNLDIERPTYTNLNRLISQIVSSITASLRFDGALNVDLTEFQTNLVPYPRIHFPLATYAPVISAEKAYHEQLTVSEITNACFEPANQMVKCDPRHGKYMACCLLYRGDVVPKDVNAAIATIKTKRTIQFVDWCPTGFKVGINYQPPTVVPGGDLAKVQRAVCMLSNTTAIAEAWARLDHKFDLMYAKRAFVHWYVGEGMEEGEFSEAREDMAALEKDYEEVGVDSADGEGDEDGEEY, encoded by the exons ATG CGCGAGTGTATCTCAGTGCACGTTGGTCAGGCTGGTGTCCAGATTGGCAATGCCTGCTGGGAGCTTTACTGTCTGGAGCATGGTATCCAGCCAGACGGACAGATGCCCAGTGACAAGACCattggaggaggagatgattcTTTCAACACCTTCTTCAGTGAGACTGGAGCTGGGAAGCACGTCCCCCGAGCTGTGTTTGTGGACCTGGAGCCCAGTGTCATTG ATGAGGTACGCACTGGGACATACCGCCAGCTGTTCCACCCTGAGCAGCTGATCACTGGTAAGGAGGATGCTGCCAACAACTACGCCCGTGGACACTACACTATTGGCAAGGAGATTATTGACCTGGTGCTGGACAGGATCCGCAAACTG GCTGATCAATGCACCGGTCTTCAGGGCTTCCTGGTGTTCCACAGCTTTGGTGGTGGCACCGGCTCTGGTTTCACCTCTCTGCTGATGGAGCGTCTTTCTGTTGACTATGGCAAGAAGTCCAAGCTGGAGTTCTCCATCTACCCAGCTCCTCAGGTGTCCACGGCTGTGGTGGAGCCCTACAACTCCATCCTGACAACCCACACCACCCTGGAGCACTCTGACTGTGCCTTCATGGTAGACAACGAGGCCATCTACGATATCTGCCGTAGAAACCTCGATATTGAGCGTCCCACCTACACCAACCTGAACAGGCTGATCAGTCAGATCGTGTCCTCCATCACTGCTTCCCTCCGATTCGATGGCGCCCTCAACGTCGACCTGACAGAGTTCCAGACCAACTTGGTGCCATATCCCCGTATCCACTTCCCCCTGGCCACCTACGCCCCCGTCATCTCAGCAGAGAAGGCATACCACGAGCAGTTAACAGTGTCTGAGATCACAAATGCCTGCTTTgagccagccaatcagatggTGAAATGTGACCCCCGCCATGGCAAGTACATGGCCTGCTGCCTGTTGTACCGTGGTGATGTGGTGCCCAAAGACGTCAATGCCGCCATCGCCACCATCAAAACCAAGCGCACCATCCAGTTTGTGGACTGGTGCCCCACTGGTTTCAAGGTTGGCATCAACTACCAGCCCCCCACCGTGGTCCCTGGTGGAGACCTGGCCAAGGTCCAGAGGGCCGTGTGCATGCTGAGCAACACCACTGCTATTGCAGAGGCCTGGGCTCGGCTGGACCACAAGTTTGACCTGATGTACGCCAAGCGTGCCTTTGTTCACTGGTATGTCGGCGAGGgcatggaggagggagagttcTCTGAGGCCAGAGAGGACATGGCAGCTCTGGAGAAGGATTACGAGGAGGTCGGAGTTGACTCAGCTGATGGTGAGGGagatgaagatggagaggagTATTGA